The Mesorhizobium sp. M1D.F.Ca.ET.043.01.1.1 genome contains a region encoding:
- a CDS encoding nucleoside triphosphate hydrolase has translation MSDLAHITAAIFKRAGKAKRFVVAIAGPPGAGKSTISGRLHELLPEGSAEVVPMDGFHFDDIVLNRRGLRARKGAPETFDFAGFETLLKRIRSGEPDIAIPVFDRSIELSRAAAEIISADTKFILVEGNYLLLDEEPWSRLAPLFDFTIFVDVPRNELERRLMERWRGHGKSDEEARAWIASNDMPNIERVLARRRQADLVIG, from the coding sequence ATGTCCGACTTAGCCCATATCACCGCCGCCATCTTCAAGCGCGCCGGCAAGGCCAAGCGCTTCGTCGTCGCCATCGCCGGCCCGCCGGGAGCCGGCAAGTCGACCATATCGGGCAGGCTGCATGAGCTGCTGCCCGAGGGCTCAGCCGAAGTCGTGCCGATGGACGGCTTCCATTTTGACGACATCGTGCTCAATCGGCGGGGCCTGCGCGCGCGCAAGGGCGCGCCGGAAACCTTCGACTTCGCCGGCTTCGAGACGCTTCTGAAGCGCATCCGCTCCGGCGAGCCCGACATCGCCATTCCGGTCTTCGACCGCAGCATCGAACTGTCGCGCGCCGCGGCCGAGATCATTTCCGCCGACACCAAGTTCATCCTGGTCGAGGGCAACTATCTGCTGCTCGACGAGGAGCCGTGGTCGCGGCTGGCGCCTTTGTTCGATTTCACCATCTTCGTCGACGTGCCGCGCAACGAGCTCGAGCGCCGCCTGATGGAACGCTGGCGCGGCCATGGCAAGTCTGACGAGGAAGCCCGCGCCTGGATCGCCTCCAACGACATGCCCAACATCGAGCGGGTGCTGGCGCGCCGCCGACAGGCAGATCTGGTGATTGGTTAA
- a CDS encoding beta-ketoacyl-[acyl-carrier-protein] synthase family protein — MLKRVVITGIGGICGLGNDVPAIWSAMREGRSAIGPIDNPSLHDLKVKVGSEIKTLPDHGIDRKQVVSMDRFSLLAVIAAREAMQQSGLTAHADNTYRMGAVVGVGVAGFETIEENYRAILIEGRNRAAIFTVPKVMPGAAAGQVSMSLGLRGPVFGVTSACSSANHAIASAVDQIRLGRADVMVAGGTEAPLVWGVLKGWEALRVLSPDTCRPFSADRQGLSLGEGAGMAVLESYDHAMARGATILAEIAGAGLSADASDIVAPTVEGPEAAMRFCLVDAGLNPEDVDYLNAHGTGTKANDQIETAAIKRVFGEHVGALSVSSTKSMHAHCLGASGGLEMIACVMAIRDGIVPPTANFREPDPECDLDVTPNTARERKVRAALSNSFAFGGTNAVLAFKAI; from the coding sequence ATGCTCAAGCGCGTCGTCATCACCGGCATTGGTGGAATATGCGGGCTCGGCAACGATGTGCCGGCCATATGGAGCGCCATGCGCGAGGGCCGCTCGGCAATCGGCCCGATCGACAACCCTTCGCTGCATGACCTGAAGGTCAAGGTCGGCAGCGAAATCAAAACGTTGCCCGATCACGGCATCGACCGCAAGCAAGTGGTGTCGATGGACCGCTTCAGCCTGCTGGCGGTGATCGCGGCGCGGGAGGCGATGCAACAGTCCGGGCTCACCGCCCATGCCGACAACACCTACCGGATGGGCGCCGTCGTCGGCGTCGGCGTCGCAGGGTTCGAGACTATCGAGGAAAATTACCGCGCGATCTTGATCGAGGGGCGCAACCGCGCCGCAATCTTCACCGTGCCGAAAGTGATGCCGGGCGCGGCGGCCGGCCAGGTCAGCATGAGTCTCGGCCTGCGCGGGCCGGTGTTCGGCGTCACCTCGGCCTGCTCGTCGGCCAATCATGCCATCGCCTCGGCCGTCGACCAGATCCGGCTTGGCCGTGCCGACGTCATGGTCGCTGGCGGCACCGAGGCGCCGCTGGTCTGGGGCGTGCTCAAGGGCTGGGAAGCGCTGAGGGTGCTTTCGCCCGACACCTGCCGGCCCTTCTCGGCCGACCGCCAGGGCCTGTCGCTGGGCGAGGGCGCCGGCATGGCGGTGCTGGAGAGCTACGACCACGCCATGGCGCGCGGCGCCACCATCCTGGCCGAGATCGCCGGCGCGGGCCTGTCGGCCGACGCCTCCGACATCGTCGCGCCGACAGTCGAGGGACCGGAAGCGGCGATGCGCTTCTGCCTGGTGGATGCCGGGCTCAATCCCGAGGATGTCGACTATCTCAACGCGCATGGCACCGGCACCAAGGCCAACGACCAGATCGAGACCGCGGCGATCAAGCGCGTCTTCGGCGAGCATGTGGGTGCGCTCTCGGTCTCCTCCACCAAGTCGATGCATGCGCATTGCCTCGGCGCATCGGGCGGGCTGGAGATGATCGCCTGCGTCATGGCGATCCGCGACGGCATCGTCCCGCCGACCGCCAATTTCCGCGAGCCCGATCCCGAATGCGACCTCGACGTGACGCCGAACACGGCGCGCGAGCGCAAGGTGCGGGCGGCACTGAGCAACAGCTTCGCTTTCGGCGGCACCAATGCGGTACTGGCTTTCAAGGCGATCTGA
- a CDS encoding urease subunit gamma, whose translation MNLTPREKDKLLIAMAAIVARKRLERGVKLNHPEAIALITDFVVEGARDGRSVAELMEAGAHVVTRAQVMDGIAEMIHDVQVEATFPDGTKLVTVHEPIR comes from the coding sequence ATGAATCTGACGCCGCGTGAAAAAGACAAGCTGCTGATCGCCATGGCGGCGATCGTGGCGCGCAAGCGGCTGGAGCGCGGCGTCAAGCTCAACCATCCGGAGGCGATCGCGCTGATCACCGACTTCGTCGTCGAGGGCGCCCGCGACGGCCGCTCGGTGGCCGAGCTGATGGAGGCTGGCGCGCATGTCGTCACCCGCGCCCAGGTCATGGACGGCATCGCCGAGATGATCCACGACGTCCAGGTCGAGGCGACGTTTCCCGACGGCACCAAGCTGGTGACCGTGCACGAGCCGATCAGGTGA
- a CDS encoding acyl carrier protein, protein MADQLTTEIIEKIKAHAEPGGEEITASTDLNTLGIHSLELTEIIFDLEEKYGIEIEMNTVDAWSNLKNVGDMVEAVRELIAKKA, encoded by the coding sequence ATGGCTGACCAGCTGACGACCGAAATCATCGAAAAGATCAAGGCCCATGCCGAGCCCGGCGGCGAGGAAATCACCGCCAGCACCGATCTCAACACGCTGGGGATCCATTCGCTGGAGCTGACCGAGATCATCTTCGATCTCGAGGAGAAATACGGCATCGAGATCGAGATGAACACGGTCGACGCCTGGAGCAACCTCAAGAACGTCGGCGACATGGTCGAGGCGGTTCGCGAATTGATTGCGAAAAAAGCCTGA
- a CDS encoding urease accessory protein UreD, with protein sequence MDMIDDTPLAAQRVAGRGRLFCGKSGGRTRLQRLYQDGSAKIRMPAVQGDPLEAVLINTAGGLTGGDRLGWEIEVGDGASASITTQACEKIYRAASDRAETTVSLDVGAGGGIAWLPQETIVFDRAAFARTLDVTLAGSAEVLLLEATLFGRLAMGEQAVLGNFHDRWRVRQDGRLIHAEDFRIGPDIAAGLQRRAVAGGARAIATLLLVSPRAEALLEPARAIIADQGGASFWSVGQSGKLLARLTAGDGYQLRKRLVPLVELLNGRAGLPKLWSL encoded by the coding sequence GTGGACATGATCGACGATACTCCGCTTGCCGCCCAACGTGTTGCCGGGCGAGGCAGGCTTTTCTGCGGCAAAAGCGGCGGCCGGACCCGCCTTCAACGTCTCTACCAGGACGGATCGGCCAAGATTCGCATGCCCGCGGTGCAAGGCGACCCGCTGGAGGCGGTGCTCATCAACACGGCCGGCGGATTGACCGGCGGCGACCGGCTTGGCTGGGAGATCGAGGTCGGCGATGGTGCTTCGGCCTCCATCACCACCCAGGCCTGTGAGAAAATCTATCGCGCCGCCTCCGATCGCGCCGAGACGACAGTCAGCCTGGATGTCGGCGCCGGCGGCGGGATTGCCTGGCTGCCGCAGGAGACGATCGTCTTCGACCGGGCGGCCTTTGCGAGGACGCTCGATGTGACGCTTGCGGGAAGCGCCGAGGTGCTGCTGTTGGAGGCGACATTGTTCGGCCGGCTGGCGATGGGCGAGCAGGCGGTTCTGGGCAATTTCCACGACCGCTGGCGGGTCCGCCAGGACGGCAGGCTCATCCATGCCGAGGATTTTCGCATCGGGCCGGATATCGCGGCCGGCCTTCAGCGCCGGGCGGTGGCCGGCGGTGCGCGCGCAATCGCAACGCTGCTTCTCGTGTCCCCGCGGGCGGAAGCCCTGCTGGAGCCGGCGCGCGCGATCATCGCTGATCAGGGCGGCGCCAGCTTTTGGAGCGTCGGGCAATCTGGCAAGCTTCTTGCGAGGCTCACCGCCGGCGACGGCTACCAGCTCCGCAAGCGGCTGGTTCCGCTCGTCGAACTGCTCAACGGACGGGCGGGCCTGCCCAAATTATGGTCACTCTGA
- a CDS encoding glutathione binding-like protein: MTDLSAFPIAQRWPAKHPDRLQLYSAPTPNGVKISIALEEIGLPYEPHYVDIGKNESWTPEFLSLNPNGKIPAIIDPNGPDGKPIGLFESGAILLYLSDKTGKLIPADPIRRYETIQWVFFQMAAIGPIFGQVGFFNKFAGREIADKRPLERYRDESRRLIGVLETRLKGRQWIMDDEFTIADVATLGWVRNLIGFYEARDLVGFDDFPTVAAWLERGLARPAVQRGLAIPARS, from the coding sequence ATGACCGACCTGTCCGCCTTTCCGATCGCCCAGCGCTGGCCGGCCAAGCACCCCGACCGGCTGCAGCTCTATTCCGCTCCGACCCCCAATGGCGTGAAGATCTCGATCGCGCTGGAGGAGATCGGCCTGCCCTATGAGCCGCACTACGTCGACATCGGCAAGAATGAGAGCTGGACGCCGGAATTCCTGTCGCTCAACCCGAACGGCAAGATACCGGCGATCATCGACCCGAACGGGCCCGACGGGAAGCCGATCGGGCTGTTCGAGTCCGGCGCCATCCTGCTCTACCTCTCGGACAAGACCGGCAAGCTGATCCCGGCCGATCCGATCCGGCGCTACGAGACGATCCAATGGGTGTTCTTCCAGATGGCCGCGATCGGCCCGATCTTCGGCCAGGTCGGCTTCTTCAACAAATTCGCGGGGCGCGAGATCGCCGACAAGCGGCCGCTGGAGCGCTATCGCGACGAGTCGCGGCGGCTGATCGGCGTTTTGGAAACGCGGCTCAAGGGCCGGCAGTGGATCATGGATGATGAGTTCACCATCGCCGATGTCGCGACGCTCGGCTGGGTGCGAAACCTGATCGGCTTCTACGAAGCGCGCGACCTCGTCGGCTTCGACGATTTCCCGACCGTGGCGGCATGGCTGGAGCGTGGCCTCGCCCGGCCGGCCGTGCAGCGCGGCCTCGCTATCCCGGCGAGGAGCTAG